In the Clostridium sporogenes genome, one interval contains:
- a CDS encoding nicotinate phosphoribosyltransferase, with amino-acid sequence MEYSKNFDVRNNRNLTMLVDFYELTMGNGYLKSGMGEKIAYYDMFFRRVPDGGGYCIMAGVQQLIEYLSSLKFTKDDIEYLRSKKEFSEEFLDYLKNFKFCCDVWAVPEGYPVFPNEPLVTVRGPAIQAQFVETMILLTINHQTLIATKANRICRAAENRSVMEFGSRRAQGYDGAIYGARAAVIGGCNATACTIAEEMFGIPAAGTMAHSWIQLFPTEYEAFKAWAEVNPENCVLLVDTYNVLKSGIPNAIKVFNEVLKPNGIRPKGIRIDSGDITYLTKTCRKILDDAGYKDIEIVVSNSLDEFIIRDVLNQGAKIDSFGVGERLITARSEPVFGGVYKLAAVEAFDGIITPKIKISENEEKITNPGFKKVYRIYDKNTHQAIADLITMHDEKIDESKPLEIFNPLFTWKKKKVKDYYAEELLVKIFDKGNKVYESPDVMDIKAFAKKQTERFWPEVLRFENPHSYYVDLSPKLWRVKQELLHKFSDFYEE; translated from the coding sequence ATGGAATACAGTAAAAACTTCGATGTGAGAAATAATAGAAATCTTACTATGCTAGTGGATTTTTATGAGCTTACCATGGGTAATGGATATTTAAAAAGTGGTATGGGAGAAAAAATAGCCTACTATGATATGTTTTTTAGAAGAGTACCTGATGGTGGCGGCTATTGTATTATGGCAGGAGTGCAACAACTTATTGAATATTTATCCAGCTTAAAATTTACAAAAGATGATATAGAATATTTAAGATCTAAAAAAGAATTTTCTGAAGAATTTTTAGACTATCTAAAAAATTTCAAATTTTGTTGTGATGTTTGGGCAGTACCAGAAGGATATCCTGTTTTTCCAAATGAGCCTTTAGTTACAGTACGTGGTCCAGCCATTCAAGCTCAATTTGTAGAAACTATGATCCTTCTTACTATAAATCATCAAACTTTAATAGCTACTAAAGCTAATAGAATATGTAGGGCTGCTGAAAATCGTTCTGTTATGGAATTTGGCTCTAGACGTGCGCAAGGTTATGATGGTGCTATATATGGTGCAAGGGCAGCTGTAATTGGAGGTTGCAATGCAACCGCTTGTACTATAGCTGAAGAAATGTTTGGAATACCTGCTGCCGGTACTATGGCTCACAGCTGGATACAACTATTTCCTACAGAGTATGAAGCTTTTAAAGCTTGGGCAGAAGTAAATCCAGAAAATTGTGTACTTTTAGTAGATACCTATAATGTTTTAAAGTCTGGAATTCCTAATGCTATAAAAGTATTCAATGAAGTATTGAAACCTAACGGTATCAGACCTAAAGGTATTAGAATAGATAGTGGTGACATAACTTATCTTACTAAAACCTGTAGAAAAATTCTAGATGATGCAGGCTATAAAGATATAGAAATTGTGGTTTCAAACTCTTTAGATGAGTTTATAATAAGAGATGTACTAAATCAAGGAGCTAAAATTGATAGCTTCGGTGTAGGTGAAAGACTTATAACAGCAAGATCTGAACCAGTTTTTGGTGGTGTTTATAAATTAGCCGCAGTAGAAGCCTTTGATGGAATAATAACACCTAAAATTAAAATAAGTGAAAATGAAGAAAAAATAACTAATCCAGGATTTAAAAAAGTTTATAGAATATATGATAAAAATACTCATCAAGCTATAGCAGACCTTATTACTATGCATGATGAAAAAATAGATGAAAGTAAACCCTTAGAAATATTTAATCCTTTATTTACATGGAAAAAGAAGAAAGTTAAAGATTACTATGCAGAAGAGTTATTAGTTAAAATTTTTGATAAAGGTAACAAAGTATATGAAAGCCCTGATGTTATGGATATAAAAGCATTTGCTAAAAAACAAACTGAAAGATTTTGGCCTGAAGTTTTAAGATTTGAAAATCCTCACAGCTATTATGTGGATCTTTCTCCAAAGCTTTGGAGAGTTAAGCAAGAACTTCTACATAAATTTTCAGATTTTTATGAAGAATAG
- a CDS encoding YfcC family protein, producing MVVKKKKISFPTAFTVLFIVLIIAAILTYVVPAGSYSKLSYDNDNKIFVVTKPDESTNELPATQKTLDKLKIKVSVEKFKDGSINKPVAIPDTYEQVEQKPQGFFEVIEAPIKGVYDTIDIIMFVLILGGVIGVVNSSGAFDAGIAKLSVATKGKEYLLIVIITTLIALGGTTFGLAEETIALYPILVPVFIAAGYDALVCIAALYMGSSIGTMFATVNPFSVVIASNTSGISIASGFIFRIVGLIIAVAITVAYIVRYGVKVKNDPSKSIIYEQRKEIEEKFLKDYSKDDAIPKFSLGRKLMLIIFALTFVVMIWGVAKKEWWFTEMTALFLVVGIILGVISRMGEKNFVDKFVAGSADLVGVALVIGVARSINLIMENGMISDTILYHSSNAITGMNSSVFIIFMLIVFIGLGFFIPSSSGLAVLSMPIMAPLADSVGLPRESIVNAYMFGQGLISFITPTGLILATLAMVDVTYDKWLKFIMPLMGYIAALSAIMLLIQSFVA from the coding sequence ATTGTTGTGAAAAAAAAGAAAATAAGTTTTCCAACGGCTTTTACAGTATTATTTATTGTATTAATTATTGCAGCTATACTTACTTATGTAGTTCCAGCAGGATCTTATTCAAAATTAAGCTATGATAACGATAATAAGATTTTTGTTGTAACTAAACCAGATGAATCGACAAATGAATTACCAGCAACACAAAAGACTTTGGATAAACTTAAGATTAAAGTAAGTGTAGAAAAATTTAAAGATGGTAGTATTAATAAGCCTGTAGCTATTCCAGATACGTATGAACAGGTAGAACAGAAACCTCAAGGTTTTTTTGAAGTAATTGAAGCACCTATTAAAGGGGTGTATGATACTATCGATATTATAATGTTTGTACTTATTTTAGGAGGAGTTATTGGTGTAGTAAATAGTAGTGGAGCATTTGATGCGGGAATTGCAAAACTTTCTGTAGCGACTAAAGGTAAAGAATATTTGCTTATAGTTATTATTACTACATTAATTGCTTTAGGTGGAACTACTTTTGGTTTAGCAGAAGAAACTATAGCATTGTACCCAATACTGGTTCCGGTTTTTATAGCTGCAGGATATGATGCTTTAGTATGTATTGCAGCCTTATATATGGGATCATCTATAGGTACCATGTTTGCTACAGTAAATCCTTTTTCTGTTGTTATAGCGTCTAATACTTCAGGAATATCTATTGCTTCAGGATTTATATTTAGGATAGTAGGACTTATTATAGCAGTAGCTATAACTGTTGCTTATATTGTAAGATATGGAGTTAAGGTTAAAAATGACCCAAGTAAATCTATAATATATGAACAAAGGAAAGAAATCGAAGAGAAGTTTTTAAAAGATTATAGTAAGGATGATGCTATTCCAAAATTTTCTTTAGGTCGTAAGCTTATGTTAATAATATTTGCATTAACTTTTGTGGTTATGATTTGGGGTGTGGCTAAAAAAGAATGGTGGTTTACCGAAATGACAGCTTTATTCCTTGTTGTAGGAATTATTTTAGGTGTAATTTCACGTATGGGAGAAAAGAATTTTGTAGATAAATTTGTAGCTGGCTCAGCTGATTTAGTAGGAGTTGCATTAGTAATTGGAGTTGCAAGATCCATTAATCTTATTATGGAAAATGGTATGATTTCTGATACTATTCTTTATCATTCATCAAATGCAATAACAGGAATGAACTCAAGTGTGTTTATAATATTCATGTTAATTGTATTTATAGGATTGGGATTCTTTATACCATCATCTTCTGGTCTTGCAGTGCTTTCAATGCCTATTATGGCACCTCTTGCAGATAGCGTAGGATTGCCAAGAGAATCTATAGTAAATGCTTATATGTTTGGACAGGGATTAATTTCATTCATAACTCCAACAGGACTTATATTAGCTACTTTAGCTATGGTAGATGTTACTTACGATAAATGGCTTAAATTTATCATGCCACTTATGGGATATATAGCAGCATTATCAGCAATAATGTTACTAATACAAAGTTTTGTTGCTTAA